The following are encoded together in the Pectobacterium punjabense genome:
- a CDS encoding ABC transporter substrate-binding protein — protein MNMRNLLWPVSGLLSATLLLSGCFNEPEETPTSHHDGRIKLAMLQPPRSGLTPLSDDAFKLSRWSTAETLVVLDKLGEAQPALATKWQQIDDKSWRFELRPNVHFHDNTTLNAATVVNALTVASTASPKPRILDGVQLTIKADGDSAVIVSTAKPDPLLPQRLSSPQLAILSTHAYGKNRVVNPINTGSGPFALRSVTGTSSAVLDRFDGYWGEKAQASGIDVSFVSDGAARAAALRTGTADIVEAIPVSQAPLLDQSLVHEVPMPRTNTLYLNTRHGVMQDPTMRAAVRDAINRQQLVDNVYEKRADVAQGLLGPALPWAAELRQPVANPVKAGTPAGATITLATFSDRAELPEVAVYLAQQLTAAGFTVKQVVREYAQIESDALAGKFDAFILSRATVLDSGDPVAYLYSDFACEGSFNIAQLCRPEIDQALQKAAAIPAGEARRQAIMQAENLILASDAAIPMLHERVIQGEGAQVKDALRDPRERTLINSATHIAATK, from the coding sequence ATGAATATGCGTAATCTCCTGTGGCCCGTTTCCGGCCTGCTGTCAGCCACGCTACTGCTTTCAGGCTGCTTCAATGAACCGGAAGAAACCCCTACTTCACATCATGACGGTCGAATCAAACTGGCGATGCTCCAGCCACCGCGCTCCGGCCTGACGCCGCTGAGCGATGACGCCTTTAAGCTGTCACGCTGGAGTACGGCAGAAACGCTGGTGGTGCTCGACAAACTGGGTGAAGCCCAGCCCGCGCTGGCGACAAAATGGCAGCAGATCGATGATAAATCCTGGCGTTTTGAACTGCGTCCCAACGTCCATTTTCATGACAACACCACATTAAACGCCGCCACGGTAGTGAATGCGCTGACGGTGGCCTCCACCGCATCGCCCAAGCCGCGTATTCTGGACGGCGTGCAGTTAACGATAAAAGCCGATGGCGATAGTGCTGTTATCGTTTCCACTGCTAAACCCGATCCACTGCTGCCACAGCGTTTATCCAGCCCGCAATTGGCGATCCTCTCCACGCATGCGTACGGTAAAAATCGAGTCGTTAATCCGATCAACACCGGAAGCGGCCCGTTCGCTCTGCGTAGCGTCACGGGCACCAGCAGCGCGGTATTGGATCGGTTCGACGGCTACTGGGGGGAGAAAGCACAGGCCAGCGGTATTGATGTCAGCTTTGTGTCCGATGGCGCAGCACGTGCTGCCGCCTTACGTACCGGTACGGCAGATATTGTCGAAGCCATTCCGGTTTCTCAGGCTCCGCTGCTGGATCAATCACTGGTACATGAAGTCCCCATGCCACGCACCAACACGCTGTATCTGAATACGCGCCATGGCGTGATGCAAGATCCCACAATGCGGGCTGCCGTACGCGATGCGATCAACCGCCAGCAATTGGTGGATAATGTGTATGAGAAGCGTGCCGATGTCGCCCAAGGGTTGTTAGGCCCTGCGCTGCCATGGGCTGCCGAGCTGCGCCAACCCGTGGCGAATCCGGTTAAAGCCGGTACGCCTGCGGGTGCCACCATCACGCTAGCCACTTTCAGCGATCGCGCCGAGCTACCTGAAGTCGCGGTCTATCTGGCACAGCAACTCACTGCCGCTGGATTTACGGTAAAGCAAGTTGTACGTGAGTATGCGCAGATTGAGTCTGACGCGCTGGCAGGCAAGTTTGACGCCTTTATTTTATCGCGAGCAACGGTGCTAGACTCCGGCGATCCCGTTGCTTATCTGTATAGCGACTTTGCCTGTGAAGGGTCGTTCAATATCGCTCAGTTGTGCCGCCCGGAAATCGATCAGGCTCTGCAAAAAGCAGCGGCCATTCCCGCAGGAGAAGCGCGCCGTCAGGCCATTATGCAGGCAGAAAATCTGATCCTTGCCAGCGATGCCGCGATCCCAATGCTGCATGAACGCGTCATCCAGGGGGAAGGCGCACAGGTGAAAGACGCACTGCGCGACCCACGTGAACGTACGCTGATCAATTCAGCCACGCATATTGCTGCGACGAAATAG
- a CDS encoding MDR family MFS transporter, protein MLDLTANRAPRPYPPLLLGSQLVFNIGFYAVVPFLAIFLRDDMLLSGWAIGLVIGLRTFSQQGMFLVGGALADRFGARVIILCGCVVRISGYLLLALGDSLWPIILGACLTGVGGALFSPAIEALMAQAGTQSEKEGKRSRSEWFALFAICGELGAVLGPLLGSVLAGYGFQRVALAGAGVFVIALIILFFSLPPTQRNRGELQIAPWWETFRQRRFVAFIIAYSAYLFSYNQLYLALPVELHRSGSSEKDLGPLFVLASLLVIGLQLPLARFARRIGAARMLPLGFALLAASFFSVALFASSTPPEGWQRLLPAISLITLLTLGQMLIVPVGMDLIPRFANNQNLGAHYGALASMGGIAVLVGNFILGSQLDRALTPSPQAAIPWVLLAAVPLCSSLAMMVICRPFKSASTVNE, encoded by the coding sequence ATGTTAGACCTTACCGCCAACCGCGCTCCACGGCCTTATCCCCCGCTACTTCTGGGTAGCCAGCTTGTTTTCAACATTGGTTTTTATGCCGTTGTGCCGTTTCTGGCTATTTTCCTGCGCGATGACATGCTGCTGTCCGGCTGGGCTATCGGGCTAGTGATTGGCTTACGCACCTTTTCTCAGCAGGGCATGTTTTTAGTCGGCGGCGCACTGGCAGACCGCTTCGGTGCACGCGTGATTATCCTGTGCGGCTGTGTGGTGCGCATTAGCGGCTATTTACTGCTGGCGTTAGGCGACTCGCTGTGGCCGATCATCCTAGGCGCCTGTCTGACTGGGGTTGGTGGTGCCCTGTTCTCTCCCGCCATTGAAGCGCTGATGGCGCAGGCCGGTACGCAAAGCGAAAAAGAGGGAAAGCGTAGCCGTTCCGAATGGTTCGCCCTGTTTGCCATTTGCGGCGAGCTGGGTGCCGTGCTAGGGCCGTTGCTCGGCTCGGTGCTGGCGGGATACGGATTCCAGCGCGTGGCGCTAGCCGGTGCGGGAGTGTTTGTTATCGCGCTCATTATCCTGTTTTTCAGCCTGCCGCCAACGCAGCGCAATCGGGGCGAATTGCAGATTGCCCCCTGGTGGGAGACCTTCCGCCAACGGCGCTTTGTCGCATTCATCATCGCCTATAGCGCTTACCTGTTCAGCTACAACCAGCTCTATCTGGCGCTGCCAGTTGAACTGCATCGCTCTGGCAGCAGTGAGAAAGATCTCGGCCCGCTGTTTGTGCTGGCTTCCCTGCTGGTGATCGGGTTACAGCTCCCGCTAGCACGTTTTGCCCGCCGGATTGGCGCAGCACGCATGCTGCCATTGGGTTTCGCACTGCTGGCCGCGTCGTTCTTTAGCGTGGCGCTGTTTGCCTCCAGCACGCCGCCTGAGGGATGGCAACGTCTGCTTCCCGCTATCTCATTAATTACCCTGCTGACGCTGGGGCAGATGTTAATCGTTCCCGTTGGCATGGATCTTATTCCCCGCTTTGCTAACAACCAGAATCTGGGCGCGCACTATGGTGCATTAGCGTCAATGGGCGGCATCGCCGTGCTGGTCGGTAATTTTATACTCGGTAGCCAACTCGATCGTGCACTGACACCATCGCCACAGGCCGCCATTCCGTGGGTGCTGCTCGCCGCCGTCCCCCTGTGCAGCTCGCTAGCCATGATGGTTATCTGCCGCCCGTTTAAATCCGCGTCAACCGTGAATGAATAA
- a CDS encoding ABC transporter ATP-binding protein — protein MNHHLHAVPSPFLSLEHVSRYRQTSRLPWQKADPASAIFHDLSLHLHRHERVGLVGASGCGKSTLLKTLLALEEPESGTVYCDGNLIKPGSVRSLLWYRRRVQYIPQDPAGSLAPRQRVADLLTEPLKRLRPGENAPVSLRNVMEQVELSTTLLDKAAGQLSGGQAQRVALARALIIRPDFLLADEPVSGLDLPLREQIKTLLQHVTEQNKMGLLMVSHDISMLAGLCDRMLVMDSGRIIEDRPTAAVLTSPQQPHTARLLQAVPVLSTLGY, from the coding sequence ATGAATCACCACCTGCATGCAGTTCCTTCACCTTTTTTAAGTCTTGAGCACGTCAGCCGCTATCGCCAGACGTCGCGTTTACCGTGGCAAAAGGCCGATCCTGCCAGTGCGATTTTTCACGACCTGTCGCTACACTTGCACCGTCACGAACGTGTCGGTCTGGTTGGTGCCTCGGGCTGCGGTAAATCTACCTTACTGAAAACGCTGCTCGCACTTGAAGAGCCGGAGAGTGGTACGGTGTACTGTGACGGTAACCTGATTAAGCCCGGTTCGGTACGTTCGTTGCTTTGGTATCGCCGCCGCGTTCAGTATATTCCGCAAGATCCAGCAGGATCGCTTGCCCCACGCCAACGCGTCGCCGATCTCCTCACTGAGCCGCTAAAGCGCCTGCGTCCTGGTGAAAATGCGCCAGTATCCCTGCGCAATGTCATGGAACAAGTCGAACTCAGTACAACGCTGTTGGACAAAGCCGCTGGTCAGCTTTCTGGTGGGCAGGCGCAGCGCGTCGCGCTGGCGCGAGCGTTGATTATTCGCCCCGATTTTTTACTGGCGGATGAACCTGTCAGCGGTCTGGATTTACCGTTACGTGAACAGATCAAAACCCTGCTGCAACACGTCACTGAACAAAACAAGATGGGATTGCTGATGGTATCGCACGACATTTCTATGCTCGCCGGGTTGTGCGACAGAATGCTGGTTATGGATAGCGGGCGTATCATCGAAGATCGCCCCACGGCTGCGGTCTTGACTTCACCGCAGCAACCGCACACCGCCCGCCTATTGCAGGCCGTTCCCGTACTGTCGACCCTAGGCTATTAG
- a CDS encoding ABC transporter ATP-binding protein — protein sequence MISWDRHTDAILQVENLRLSIGGETKVSDISFTLFAGERVCLLGASGSGKSLTAKAVIGTPATGCQISGSIKVNGEEVSQLKALARPHTSRASAVFQDSATALNPLMPLGKQLSLALKSPSSAELAALLTAMKLDDIPNLLQRYPAELSGGQRQRVCITLALLGKTRLLVADEPTTALDVITQQQVLRVLQERSAQPDAPALLFITHDIAVAAQLCQRGLVMENGQIVESGSMLQLLNAPQHPYTRRLVAAARRADDVLSTNFLSTNVLSTHVLPINILPTSVLPVAGALAG from the coding sequence ATGATCAGTTGGGACAGACACACAGACGCCATTCTTCAGGTGGAGAACCTTCGCCTGTCTATTGGTGGTGAAACCAAAGTCAGTGACATCAGCTTTACGCTGTTCGCAGGCGAACGCGTCTGTTTACTCGGCGCATCGGGTTCAGGTAAATCCCTCACGGCTAAAGCCGTGATCGGCACCCCAGCCACAGGCTGCCAGATTAGCGGCAGTATTAAGGTAAATGGTGAAGAGGTCAGTCAGTTGAAAGCGCTGGCGCGCCCGCATACCAGTCGGGCATCTGCCGTTTTTCAAGACTCTGCGACGGCGCTGAATCCGCTCATGCCGTTAGGGAAACAGCTCTCGCTGGCGTTGAAATCCCCCTCTTCTGCTGAGCTTGCTGCGCTTCTGACAGCCATGAAGCTGGACGATATTCCCAACCTATTGCAGCGCTACCCTGCCGAACTGTCCGGCGGTCAGCGTCAGCGTGTTTGTATTACCCTCGCGCTGCTTGGCAAAACTCGGTTACTGGTGGCAGACGAACCCACAACCGCGCTTGATGTCATCACTCAGCAGCAGGTATTACGCGTCTTACAGGAACGTAGCGCGCAGCCGGATGCACCTGCACTGCTGTTTATTACGCATGATATTGCTGTCGCCGCCCAACTCTGCCAGCGCGGTCTGGTAATGGAAAATGGTCAGATCGTTGAATCCGGCAGTATGCTGCAACTACTGAATGCACCACAACATCCTTATACTCGTCGTTTGGTGGCTGCTGCCCGTCGCGCTGACGATGTTTTATCAACCAATTTTTTATCAACCAATGTTTTATCAACCCATGTTTTACCCATCAATATCTTACCCACTAGTGTGTTACCCGTTGCCGGAGCGCTTGCCGGATGA
- a CDS encoding Rpn family recombination-promoting nuclease/putative transposase, whose translation MAAHDAMFKQFLSDPAIAKDFFAAHLPEEIRNICDFSSLQLQSASFVDEELRARISDMLYSIHTTTGQGYIYCVIEHQSRPEKLMPFRLLRYALAAMQQHLSQGHDTLPLVVPLLFYHGQRSPYPYTLRWLDGFADSIQAEKLYNAPFPLVDLTVMPDEEIKTHRRVALLELVQKHIRTRDMLELAQDIGLLFERWQVPLPQKRAILFYIARSGNTSKPAEFIEAVAQSLSTDREAIMTIAQQLEKIGFEKGIKHGMQQGIQHGMKASARNIARQLLLSGMEPAQVCQITQLSATELAQLVDSPNE comes from the coding sequence ATGGCCGCGCACGATGCGATGTTTAAACAGTTTCTCAGCGATCCAGCCATCGCAAAGGATTTCTTCGCCGCTCACCTGCCAGAAGAAATCAGGAATATCTGTGATTTCAGCTCATTACAACTGCAATCGGCTTCTTTTGTCGACGAAGAACTACGCGCAAGAATATCGGATATGCTGTATTCGATTCATACCACCACAGGACAAGGTTATATCTATTGTGTGATTGAACATCAGAGCCGCCCAGAAAAACTGATGCCATTTCGCCTGCTGCGCTACGCGCTGGCTGCTATGCAACAGCACCTCTCTCAAGGTCATGACACGTTGCCGCTCGTCGTTCCTTTACTGTTTTATCACGGCCAGCGTAGCCCTTATCCCTATACGCTGCGTTGGCTCGACGGTTTTGCTGACTCTATTCAGGCAGAAAAACTCTACAACGCCCCCTTTCCTTTGGTTGACCTGACGGTGATGCCAGATGAAGAAATCAAGACGCATCGCCGCGTAGCACTACTAGAATTAGTACAAAAACACATTCGCACGCGAGATATGCTGGAACTGGCGCAGGATATCGGGCTATTATTTGAGCGCTGGCAGGTACCGCTGCCGCAAAAAAGAGCGATTCTGTTTTACATCGCGCGGAGCGGCAATACATCAAAACCGGCAGAGTTTATTGAGGCCGTCGCGCAGTCTCTGTCAACGGATCGGGAGGCGATCATGACCATCGCACAGCAGCTTGAGAAAATCGGGTTTGAAAAAGGCATCAAACATGGCATGCAGCAAGGAATACAGCATGGTATGAAAGCCAGTGCTCGAAACATTGCTCGTCAGCTCCTGCTTAGCGGCATGGAACCTGCTCAGGTTTGTCAGATTACTCAGTTGAGCGCAACGGAACTGGCACAGCTTGTTGACTCACCGAATGAGTAG
- a CDS encoding aryl-sulfate sulfotransferase, which translates to MGHPSVYPTGTTIYNPEKAWGGYTVFQALERGAVLVDMNGTELRLWEGLHGFPNKILPGGYILGHSGERDSRYGMQDMVDLIQVDWDGNVVWKFNGYEHITDPDLPPEWMARVHHDYQRSGNPVGYYAPGQEPQSIGGNTLLLAHTNLHNERISDKLLLDDTIIEVDWQGNILWEWRCSDHFDELGFDDDAKTALYNNPNLRKSGGGMGDWMHINSMSALGPNPWFDQGDTRFHPDNIIWDARESNIIAIIDKQSGDIVWQLGPNYNTPELKHIGWIIGQHHAHMIPAGLPGAGNILVFDNGGWAGYGAPNPASPDGVKNAWRDHSRVLEINPVTLDIVWRYSPYEAGIPHPTDAFRFYSPYISNIQRLPNGNTLINEGANGRLFEVTVDHEIVWEFVSPYWGKTVNTNMLYRAYRVPYEWVPQLPRPQETPVIAPDNTQLRQPGAAAPGFASIIRIDGTRPYKKSGDALCVATDSEDLKRSPKLFAVNRERFAPLTADDWPELAAQAEPQLLLVGAERCVHCKSLYRQLETMLDNEEYQHVSSHYLDADHHITLAEQLAVRTLPTLLWLENGEERARLSGAQQSERLRQWLAEQQI; encoded by the coding sequence ATGGGACACCCATCCGTCTATCCAACCGGCACAACGATTTACAACCCAGAAAAAGCCTGGGGCGGCTACACCGTTTTTCAGGCACTGGAGCGCGGCGCGGTGCTGGTGGATATGAACGGCACCGAACTGCGCCTGTGGGAAGGTCTGCACGGCTTCCCCAACAAAATTCTGCCCGGCGGTTACATCCTCGGTCACAGCGGCGAACGTGACTCGCGCTACGGTATGCAAGATATGGTCGATCTGATTCAGGTAGACTGGGATGGCAACGTCGTCTGGAAATTCAACGGCTATGAGCACATCACCGATCCTGATCTCCCGCCCGAGTGGATGGCGCGCGTCCATCATGACTACCAGCGCAGCGGCAACCCAGTCGGCTATTACGCACCGGGGCAAGAACCGCAGTCGATTGGCGGCAACACGCTATTACTGGCGCACACCAACCTGCATAACGAACGCATCAGCGACAAACTATTACTTGATGACACCATCATCGAGGTAGACTGGCAGGGCAATATTTTATGGGAGTGGCGGTGCAGCGACCATTTCGATGAATTGGGCTTTGACGACGATGCCAAAACCGCGCTGTACAATAATCCTAACCTGCGCAAAAGCGGCGGCGGGATGGGCGACTGGATGCATATCAACTCGATGTCGGCACTCGGCCCCAATCCGTGGTTCGATCAGGGCGATACCCGTTTCCACCCCGATAACATCATCTGGGACGCCCGCGAATCCAATATTATTGCCATCATCGACAAGCAAAGCGGCGATATCGTCTGGCAGCTTGGTCCCAATTACAATACGCCCGAACTCAAACACATCGGCTGGATTATCGGTCAACATCATGCGCATATGATCCCCGCCGGCTTGCCAGGCGCAGGCAATATTCTGGTGTTTGATAACGGCGGCTGGGCAGGCTACGGCGCGCCCAACCCAGCATCCCCTGATGGAGTGAAAAACGCCTGGCGCGACCATTCCCGCGTGCTGGAAATCAACCCAGTGACGCTGGATATTGTCTGGCGCTATTCGCCTTATGAAGCCGGCATTCCACACCCGACCGACGCCTTTCGTTTTTACAGCCCGTACATCAGCAATATCCAACGCCTGCCAAACGGCAATACACTGATTAACGAAGGGGCTAACGGCCGGCTGTTTGAAGTCACCGTCGATCATGAAATTGTCTGGGAATTTGTTTCACCTTACTGGGGCAAGACGGTGAACACCAATATGCTGTATCGCGCCTACCGCGTCCCCTATGAGTGGGTACCACAACTGCCGCGCCCACAGGAAACGCCGGTGATCGCCCCGGATAACACCCAGCTACGTCAGCCCGGTGCCGCCGCGCCAGGCTTCGCCAGCATCATTCGTATTGACGGCACGCGCCCCTACAAAAAGAGCGGCGATGCCCTGTGTGTCGCGACCGACAGCGAAGACCTTAAACGCAGCCCGAAACTCTTTGCCGTCAACCGTGAGCGCTTTGCTCCGCTTACCGCCGACGACTGGCCGGAACTAGCAGCACAAGCTGAACCACAGCTGTTGCTAGTCGGTGCCGAGCGCTGCGTCCACTGTAAGAGCCTCTACCGCCAGTTGGAAACGATGCTGGATAACGAGGAATACCAACATGTGTCGAGCCATTATCTGGACGCCGATCATCACATTACACTGGCGGAGCAATTGGCAGTCAGGACGCTACCGACGCTGCTATGGCTTGAAAACGGTGAAGAACGTGCTCGCCTGAGCGGCGCACAGCAGTCCGAACGCCTGCGCCAGTGGCTGGCCGAGCAACAGATTTAA
- a CDS encoding ABC transporter ATP-binding protein: MTSPSLDVSPPVVQFDHLRKQFRVQGEPLTVIDDFSLSIHSGELVAIVGSSGCGKSTLLRMLVGLDNDYQGRVLVEGKTVRGIGRERGMVFQEPRLFPWLTVRQNIALGLANESISEKERKRLIDHFIQLVHLQDFADALPAQLSGGMAQRVAIARGLVANPRILMLDEPFGALDALTRQQMQQELRRIHQAEGTTTLLVTHDVEEAVYLADRVVVLAPRPGRIRQIATISLPHPRQRDSQDFHQQCSDLLALLTQPADTAAISSTLNT, translated from the coding sequence ATGACGTCCCCTTCCCTTGATGTGTCGCCGCCCGTGGTGCAATTCGACCATCTACGCAAACAGTTTCGTGTACAAGGCGAACCGCTGACGGTAATCGATGATTTTTCACTGTCGATTCACAGCGGTGAGCTGGTGGCGATTGTCGGCAGCAGCGGCTGCGGAAAATCCACACTGCTGCGCATGTTGGTCGGATTAGACAACGACTATCAGGGACGCGTGCTGGTTGAAGGAAAAACCGTTCGTGGTATTGGACGCGAGCGCGGCATGGTGTTTCAGGAACCACGCCTGTTTCCATGGCTGACCGTGCGGCAAAACATCGCACTCGGGCTGGCGAATGAATCAATCAGCGAAAAAGAGCGCAAACGCCTGATCGACCACTTTATTCAGTTAGTGCATTTGCAGGATTTTGCCGATGCCCTGCCCGCCCAACTTTCCGGCGGTATGGCGCAGCGTGTCGCCATCGCGCGCGGGCTCGTCGCCAATCCCCGCATCCTAATGCTGGATGAACCTTTTGGTGCATTAGATGCCCTGACTCGCCAGCAGATGCAGCAAGAGTTGCGTCGTATTCATCAGGCAGAAGGCACCACTACCCTACTGGTGACGCACGACGTCGAAGAAGCCGTCTACCTCGCAGACCGCGTTGTCGTACTGGCACCACGACCGGGGCGTATCCGCCAGATTGCAACCATTTCTCTGCCGCACCCGCGCCAGCGTGACAGCCAAGACTTTCACCAGCAGTGTAGCGATCTGCTCGCACTGCTGACACAGCCAGCCGATACGGCGGCCATCTCCTCTACTCTGAACACGTAA
- a CDS encoding ABC transporter permease, whose amino-acid sequence MNKSIVLKKTVIVWPSLPIALAYPLVVPLALLALWYISTYYGWMPSQILPAPHIVANTAVELWHNDLLPQLFISLQRLASGLLAGLLAGTLLGALMGASRRAEHLLHPTVYVLAQIPTLGWIPLFMVLFGIDDGLKLAVIIKAVIIPVTLHTQTGVRNVPHALQEVARTLRLPWHQRLIKLTLPAAFPTWLTGLRLALSQAWVSLIVVELLASSQGIGYLLVWGRQLFQLDIVFVCIATIGLAGLTMEWMINQLDRRLVFWPHPPISRLTTAPSRRLSALVLPFLLLLFWQQASRFGWIDPLLLPPPADVWHILLQGIRDGSLTEAMQASLTRALAGAIGGIVAGLICGVLLGLHPTSDALFTPTVATLRQIALFAWLPLLTAWVGNDETGKITFVALASFFPMLVASHRGIRQRSQALEEVAHVLQLRLSTRLRVLILPGAAPAIFTGLRLSLIYAWLGTIGAEYFMSSGTGIGSLMINAQQLLDMPLIISGMLLIGLTGAVLNRVGLSLEQRMTRWRSAGEIV is encoded by the coding sequence ATGAATAAGTCGATAGTGCTGAAAAAAACCGTGATCGTCTGGCCTTCGCTGCCGATAGCGCTGGCCTATCCGCTCGTCGTGCCGCTGGCGTTGCTGGCACTGTGGTATATCAGTACCTACTACGGCTGGATGCCCTCCCAGATTCTTCCTGCCCCTCATATTGTCGCCAACACCGCCGTCGAGCTTTGGCACAACGATCTCCTGCCACAGCTCTTTATCAGTTTGCAACGCTTAGCGAGCGGCCTGCTGGCCGGTTTACTCGCAGGAACCTTACTTGGCGCGCTGATGGGGGCATCACGGCGCGCCGAACACCTGCTGCACCCAACGGTATACGTGCTGGCGCAGATCCCAACGCTGGGGTGGATACCTCTGTTTATGGTGCTATTCGGTATTGATGACGGCCTGAAGCTGGCGGTGATTATCAAAGCCGTCATTATTCCCGTGACGCTGCATACGCAAACGGGCGTGCGTAATGTGCCGCATGCACTACAGGAAGTCGCACGTACGCTGCGCCTACCGTGGCATCAGCGTCTCATCAAATTAACACTGCCCGCTGCGTTCCCGACCTGGCTCACTGGCCTGCGGCTCGCACTCTCACAGGCGTGGGTATCGCTGATCGTAGTCGAACTGCTGGCGTCATCTCAGGGGATTGGTTACCTGCTGGTATGGGGACGTCAGCTGTTTCAGCTAGACATCGTGTTTGTCTGCATTGCCACCATCGGACTGGCAGGGTTGACGATGGAATGGATGATCAATCAGTTGGATCGCCGTCTGGTCTTCTGGCCGCATCCACCAATCAGCCGCTTAACCACGGCACCGTCTCGCCGCCTATCGGCACTGGTTTTACCCTTTCTGCTTCTGCTGTTCTGGCAGCAGGCCAGCCGCTTTGGCTGGATCGACCCGCTCTTGCTTCCTCCGCCCGCCGATGTGTGGCACATCCTGCTACAAGGCATTCGCGACGGTTCGCTTACCGAGGCGATGCAGGCCAGCCTGACTCGTGCGCTGGCCGGTGCGATAGGCGGTATTGTCGCGGGCCTCATATGCGGTGTTCTGCTGGGGCTACATCCCACCAGCGACGCCCTCTTCACGCCGACTGTCGCGACGCTGCGCCAAATTGCGCTGTTTGCCTGGCTACCGCTGCTGACCGCTTGGGTCGGTAACGATGAAACTGGAAAAATCACGTTTGTCGCACTCGCCTCCTTCTTTCCTATGCTGGTGGCCAGCCATCGCGGCATTCGCCAACGTTCACAGGCATTAGAGGAAGTCGCTCACGTGTTGCAACTCCGTTTATCGACCCGTCTGCGAGTCTTGATCCTGCCAGGCGCAGCGCCTGCCATCTTCACGGGTTTACGCCTGTCGCTGATTTATGCCTGGCTTGGCACCATCGGCGCAGAATATTTCATGTCATCCGGCACCGGAATCGGCAGCCTGATGATCAATGCCCAACAGTTGCTGGATATGCCTTTGATTATCAGCGGTATGCTGCTGATTGGATTAACAGGCGCGGTGCTCAATCGCGTCGGACTCAGTCTGGAACAGCGGATGACGCGCTGGCGTTCCGCAGGAGAAATCGTATGA
- a CDS encoding ABC transporter substrate-binding protein, producing the protein MQQATPLDVIAPYARWRQGMNKMLAITLLMSTALVSTVQANESVASDAQKPTEIRIGLPDQSAGSKPFIRGPLGLAHIQKQLEKEFEPQGIKIQWSFFKGAGPAVNEALANKQLDVVYLGDLAAIIGRAGGLPTRVLVGSRGSNSYLAATPESGIQRIEDLRGKRIAVYKGTADQLSFERAIKSVGLNERDVRVINLDWTAGKAALAARRVDAVWGGVSLLALRKQGINIVTTSRALGWANTTQAAVLATQDFIDRYPGTTQQLVNVLVDNAQWIGDAQHLPEYTALMSEQSQIPQAIFQEELKAEDLPFQSSPRLDPFLLSSLQDSIERAKAAGLIRNTFSASDWFAGEFAARALKAKSLESNWPVYDASGHPTK; encoded by the coding sequence ATGCAGCAAGCAACTCCTTTAGATGTGATCGCCCCCTATGCTCGCTGGCGGCAGGGAATGAATAAGATGCTAGCTATTACGCTACTGATGAGCACCGCGCTGGTTTCTACGGTGCAGGCGAACGAGAGCGTAGCGTCGGATGCGCAGAAGCCGACGGAAATTCGTATCGGTTTGCCAGACCAAAGCGCGGGTAGTAAGCCCTTTATCCGCGGGCCGCTGGGGCTGGCGCATATTCAAAAACAGTTGGAGAAGGAATTTGAGCCGCAGGGCATCAAAATTCAGTGGTCGTTCTTTAAAGGCGCAGGGCCAGCGGTGAATGAAGCGCTGGCAAACAAGCAGTTGGACGTGGTGTATCTGGGCGATCTCGCCGCCATTATTGGTCGTGCTGGGGGGCTCCCGACGCGGGTGCTGGTGGGATCGCGCGGTTCGAATTCCTACCTGGCGGCAACCCCGGAATCGGGTATTCAGCGTATTGAGGATTTACGCGGCAAGCGGATTGCGGTCTACAAAGGAACGGCCGATCAACTGTCATTTGAGCGCGCAATTAAAAGCGTCGGGCTGAACGAGCGTGATGTACGAGTCATCAATCTGGATTGGACGGCGGGCAAAGCCGCGCTGGCGGCCAGACGTGTGGATGCGGTGTGGGGCGGTGTCTCTCTGCTGGCGCTGCGTAAGCAGGGCATCAATATTGTCACGACCAGTCGGGCGCTGGGCTGGGCGAATACCACGCAGGCTGCGGTGCTGGCGACGCAGGATTTTATCGATCGCTATCCGGGTACAACGCAGCAACTGGTGAATGTGTTGGTGGATAATGCGCAATGGATCGGCGATGCGCAGCACCTACCGGAATACACTGCGCTGATGTCCGAACAGAGCCAGATACCGCAGGCAATCTTTCAGGAAGAACTGAAAGCGGAAGATCTCCCATTCCAAAGCTCGCCGCGTCTCGACCCGTTCCTGCTCAGCAGCTTGCAGGACAGTATCGAGCGGGCGAAAGCGGCAGGGCTGATTCGCAACACGTTTTCAGCCAGCGATTGGTTTGCCGGCGAGTTTGCCGCTCGGGCATTGAAGGCCAAATCGCTGGAGTCGAACTGGCCGGTGTATGACGCCAGCGGTCATCCGACAAAATAA